The nucleotide sequence AGCGAGCTACAAGCTTCATCATTTCCCAAAGCTGGGTGTGTCTTTCCTTCATAAGTTGAGTAACAGTACTCCGAGGTGCGGTGCATCACTGTACAGCTGCCTGAGACACGATGAATTGGTACATATAATAAGGAAGCtgatggagattttttttctcttgctgtcCTTTATTTCCATGTCTATGTTCTGGGTAAACActgcaagaaaacatttttttttttttttttaatagtgatTACAACTgctaaatataaacacaattcagatgtgttgtttactgtatttgtaaCAGACTAGTAAAGTAGTTTGATTAAGAAAGAGCTATTTGTTGTTCTTTCattctccttccttcctttcttatTTTTATCCTACCTCCCCCCTTCACCATTTCTCTCCCAACTCTCATATTGTcccaaaactgtgaaaaaaatccaaatgaatACAGACTTTGGTTAATATTAAatccttgctctctctctcgctcgctcttTTTCTTACAGCACACACCCTCTCCTCATTCACCAGAGTCCAATCCCGTCCTCTCTGCTCCCGCTCTCTCTAAGGATATTTCAGGAGATGATATCCTGTCGAGCCCAACAGGCCCTAACACCAGCCCGCTACTCTCTCGTTTTACGACGACCGACTGCCCCGTTCCCTCGCCGCGCTGCCCCAACCTCAGCCACAGCCTGCGCTACAACTCAGACCCTGACACAGCCCCTTCTCCACCATGTTCACAGCACATACGCATGTAAGACTACAGTTTCCTCTCTTAATTTATATTGGAATAGACTCACAGATAGATATAGAATTTTTTGTTCTTGATGCAGGGTTGATCCAGGAAATAATCACAGGGCAACTGCAGTGGCAGAGACTGGAAAATTTCTTAATAGCTGTTATGTTAGGCAATCAGTTACTCATAGTTAGATGCATGTTATGTCATACTAAGGCAGAAATATGCAGAACGTTAAGAATGTGAGTGGACTTGTGCACTGTTCTGTGTTCAGGGCTCGCTGCAGCATCCATACAGAGCCAGACGAGGGCTCTGTGTCCATCTCAATGCTCAACAGACACATCCACACCCTGAGGAAGAGATCAGACATTTTGAGGAGCGTTTTGAACAGGAGAAGCACTATAAGgtgaggaaggaaaaacagagcTGCGTGGACAGCTGGATTCTCCTGAGTCATGATTGGAGTCAGTGTTGCCTCCTCCAGAACAAATAAGCAGGGCTCTCAGAGCCATggaagagttttatttttcatgtttttgtgagcGATTGTCCGGCTGGGTGTGTTAGTGATGTTTTAGTTATAAACTGATGCTGGTGATGCTAACCACAAACATTACACTAGAGTGAAGTACTCCCTCTGCTGGTATGCTGgaaaaattacagtttattacaCAATGGATCCTCCCTAACCTGGTTGATAGGGCTGCTGATTTTGGTAATCCTGGTAACCACCTAGACCTGGAACAAGGGACCAAGTACCAAGACCTGTGCAAGATTATAAATGCAAAAGACAGCCCCTGTTCTATTCATGATGAGAGGTGGTTGTTATTGTTTTCCAGCCGGCCCATAATGACAAGACTGCCCATCCAGAGGTGGCCAGACTGATGAAGGAGCTCATCAAGAGTCGCAAGCAGCTTAAAGGTCAGTTTCAtaaccataaacacacagtcaaagaCATGAATTGATGattgcagtggtggaagaaatgtTCTGATCTTAAAAGTACAgatacaacaataaaaaaatactcccatcatttaatttaatacccacatttaaaaaaaaaaataaatacaggtaTTATCAGGTAAATGTACTTACTTGTGAGATGATTCATGGTGTAGGGAAGAAGATAAAACAAAGttcatataaatacatatgCATTCATTTTTTGGGATATTCtgaaatctttgtttttgtgaaaataaacGAGAGATTTAGAGCAGGATTCACTGTTTGGTGGGACTGCTAAAGGTTGAGAACTTCTGATTTAACTACTGACAATGTATTTATGCTTACGAAAGggattttatgtaaaatctgaaaAGGATCTGAGAAGGATCTATAGCAGTCAAATACACATAGTGGAGTAAAACATACAAtgtttgcctctgaaatgtaatggagtaaaagtCTGAAATATAAGTATCAGCCACATCAATACCAACATGTAGTCCACATTTTTAGATTTCCATGGTCCCTGTTTTCATGTCACCGTATTTTCCTCTTGTCCTCCCCTCAGAGCTAAAGCTGAGGCAATCAGAAGGCGGCGGGCTGAGGGGGCAGGTGGGTTTCAACCCACCAGCTGAAACATGCAGGACCAATACAGACCAGAGGGAGGCAGCACCAACAGGAACTGAACTGCAGCAACTTAACAACAACAGTAATGCCAGGCCAAACGTGGAGGAAACAGTCAACATTATAACCAACAGACTGAAGGAAAAAACGGCGAGAGCTGGACCTGCCTGACAGCATTAAGGTTGATACTGCAGAAATGCCTTaatcacatgcacagatttgTTACATACCTTTTGTGGTCAGATTATCTGGGTGGCATGGGACAATCTATCACCCTGGATAAATGAAGTACAGAAAATCACATATGCTTATTCACTTGCTACATTTTATACCAAAACAGAGCATTACAATAATATATGAAATTTGTTGACCATCTATTTATAACTTTCTCTGTGCAGGAGATGTCCCATTACCAGATGACTATGGAGAAGACTAGTATGCAGAAGTGTTTGCTCTACTTTGAAAGTCTACACGGCCGACCGGTAAGACCAGCCTGGACAAGCTTGtgttaatcttttattttttacgtTATGGCTCCACTTGAGTAGTCTTGttatctcctctctgtcctgacattgttgttttctctctcttcctattTCTTTATTACCACCAATAACAAAGtggtctctgtttgtgtctctttcgATCTCTATGTCCTCAGAGTACCAGGCAGGAGCGAACTCTGATGAAACCTTTTTATGATCGGTATCGTCTTCTCAAGCAGCTGCTGCATTTTTCTGCTGCCTCAACAGTCATTACGACCATTGTGAGTAGCCTTTCAATGCTGAATACTGGATTTTGAATAAGAGGAGATTACATTGTAGAGAGGGAGATCCCTAGACACTCACTCATGAGGATGAAACTGACTTTAGCTTCTGAGACCAATGCAGAGGTGTCACTAcattgccatctagtggttagATATAAGAGCTACATCAGATTATTGTGAAACGCTTAATTTAGCAAAGTAAATGATTGCAGGACAGATAATCCTGAAACTAACAATCAAAGTGAGTTGGTTTCACTCATCATTTTCAGATcttgctgtgctgtttttttgaCTAAGTGGCTAATTAATTGAAATAGAAATCATTCCATGCCACAACTATCTCACAATAGGCTAGGCAGAAGTAAAGACAAACTATATTCAGTTCTACAATGTACAATGGCCCTAAATGTCAGgacacagcaacatttcaaaaattGTTTGTTCATGACTGGACAGAACCCAGGtcagtagtttgtttgtgtgtgaagccAGTGGTGGCATTTAGCGTGCTTTTGCTAGGTGTTGACTTGATACATGCTAGTTAGAAATTTTGCCTGGCTTTTGCCGTCACCAAGTCACATGACATTAAAACCTTGCAGGAGCAAAGCACCTGTAGTTTTCTGGTAAATTGATCTCCTTGTTGCAAGCTCAGTCACACTACAAGAATTGCCTAAAATGACTGCAGTCCTTTTATACCTCTCCTCAGCAGTTAACATTGGCTATTAAGTCAGGTGGTGTCAGCCAAAGTCTAAAAGTGTTTACTTTGATAGAAAAGTGatcccttgtgtgtgtgtgtgtgtgtccataggaagaagaggagggctCTGATGAAGGGCGTCCCAAACAGCAAAGCCCCAGGCAGCAGCCACTTTGGCAGAAACCTCCTAGGTGTGTGTCCTTAGAGGAGTCATTGCATCTGCCTTCCctagaaatgactgaaacacCTCTAGTGTCCCCGCTGGAGGAGGTGAAAGGTCTCCAGCCACAGatcatcaccatggcaacattaCATGAAGCTTCCAGGTATGgtttgcacatgtgtgtatcaggaaaatctgtttttgcagACAAGGATCAAAAGATTAGCTGAAGTTCATGAAGAACATTTCTTTTGCTAAACCTATTTGTCATCACAGCTACAGTTCATTTAAGTGCACAGATTAATAGTCTAAGAGATCTAAGAAATTGTTTGATTCTTTCTTCTCACAGACAAGAATTACTGGATCACCTCAGGACGGCTCGATTAGAGAAGCGGAGACTTCACCAAACACTCCGAGAGTTTGAGGACCATTTCTACAGGCAGACTGgcaggtaaaaacaaaacaaatgacatacACAGCACATCCAAACTACTtgatttttgaattttattttgtcttttaataaaCTTGGAACATGTGGTTTTCAACAATGccttgtgaaaaacaaagaaaaaacatccacaaaaGAAATCCCATCGTAATGGTACGACAGTGTAATGCACACTCACGTAACGTTAATACAGCACAGAGAGCTCAGGAAAGAGACGAAGAGATAGAAGACGTTTGCTCTGAACTGTGCACATcctttgtactgtacatgtacatgttagTCCTCCAAAGTAAATCCAGTAAGTTTTTGATTAcaatacacactgtacaaagCTATCTGAGTAAGGCAACATAGGGACTATCAACCAGTTAtggaagctgctgcaggttgttaggaaactacaaaaaaagttttgccttttgttttgcatcttcTTTCCTCCGTGTATTTTTAACAGGGCTTGTCAGAAAGAGGACCGTGGACCAATGGCGGAGGAGTACTGCCAGTATAAGAACCTCAAAGCAAAGCTCCGTCTACTGGAGGCCCTGCTCAGTAAACAACAGGACTCAACCAAGACCAGTTGAGTTAACTCACAGTGGGACTTTTATCCAACTTAACAGGATCATATCTGAAAAATCAGGTTGGCAAGCCGGTGGGTCTGGTCTTTTTTTCATGCCATGCTCATTATGTTGATGCACTTTACATGAGGAAAACAATGATGGAAATTGGTGACAATCTGAATGAAATGCTGGgcaactgcagtttttttttttttttaaagtcccAAAAACACATCCTTTGTCATTCATGACGCATCTTATTATAAACCTGATGTAGCAAGTGTATGTTATGTAGCACTAATCTGTGTCAGAGATGAAAAGCTGTAACAACTTGATGTTAGTTACATATTAGTAATTTTAAGATTACTGTACGTATATTATGGCACttggcttttttttgtttcttgccAAAACACTATTTTTGGACAGTTTTGTCCAGAGTTAATgtgaaaactgcatttttaaaaagtgctttcttggcaaaaaaaaaaggtacaagCTTAAATGCAATCAGTGAGACAATCCTGtagtgtttgtgcatgtcagTTTTTAGTCCTGCATTGTGCTATGATATGCATTAAGAATTTGATAGTTGATCTAAATTGTGACCATTCAATTTACTTGTTCACCTTGGAAAATATGTGAATGTTGGTGAACGTAGTGCAAGTTACATCTGCTGTCaaatctgtctttctccccCCATTTTGCCTATATGAAGTTAATTCCCCCTAAATGCCGTTGTTGACAATGATCAGAGCTTTTGACATTGTGCACTTCTGGTTTATATAATTTtctatatatagatatatatatatatactatatgaATGTATcgataaaaataaatattttttcacatttattcagCTAAACACAGTTTATGGTTCTACTTTCTCTTTCCACTGACTACAATAAAATAAGAGCGACTGTTGCAGAAAAGGTTGCTATGGTAGAGGTACTGACAGCTTTCACACTCATGCTGCACAGAACTGCAtcatgcctttttttttgttgttttttttttttttttttgtttgtttgttttaaaggttAACATGTTAATGAGTAGTTCATACTTGGTCATCAGAGACTTTGCGAGTACGCATTTTAGAGGTTGTTGCATTAGTACTGTTAAGATTCCACAGCGGTTTTATGTCTGGTTTTTAATACCTTTGGTATAAAGAAAGATGACCATCGATGCTGCAGCCCTAGAAAATTGTAGTACCAGTCTGTGCCACTAGTAAGAGGTAAAAAGAAGTCAGATTTTGTCTACTGTGGAAtgagaacaaaacatttctagAAAGACGATCGATCAAAGTAATTGGAAACAACAAAATGCTTGTCCACGCCGACAGTGGAAACTCGATCAACAGTATATCAATAATAACAAGGCAAAGGTCATTAACAAAATATGGAACAGCagatcaaaataaacaacaggaaATTGAATAGAAGCAGCCCATTTTTTTAGTACAGTTAAAGGGTTTGGTCTATACGCCAGTGTGGACttggaggatggatggatgaatctGTGTTGTTGGTGCCCCAGGTTTAGATTTCTCATTTGGCGGTTGCTTATGTGGATATCTTTAGGTATGTTTTAATGTATGTTATCAATGTTTAGAGTAACCCTTTCAAGATGAGGTGCaggtgtcagagtgtgtgtaccTTTCTATTTTTCCTCCACTCTTCTTTGGGAACGATGGTCTCTTGAGAGTACAGAGCGGTGTCAGAGATATGTTGGTGTGCTGGGAGCCTACTAAATCTGCTGCTTCATGCATGTGTTGGTCTGCTTCATCAGTACATGTGGACTTCCTGTGTACAGAGGTCAGTCACCTCTAgtccttcccttcctctcctaCAATCTGCCATTTCTTAGCGTCCCACGCTGATGTTGCAGGTCTTGCAGCTGGGGTCCTTCTTGGCATTTACTGTGGACAGGCTCATCAGCTGGTGCCCGCTGATCTCAGCCACCGTGCCCAGTGCCAGGTCTAGAGGCTCCGTGTAGATCACCTCCAGGATGACATCCTGGGCGTGATGAAACACCAGACCGCCGTCGCCCTCTTCGTTCTGCTTGCAGGTGAGGAAGCGGTTGTTGCTGATGTCGAGTGCCGGAAGCCGCTGCTTGCAGAACTCGTCGCCCCTGGAGCCCTTTGGTGCCAGGACCAGAATAACATAATGGTAGGCTGTATACATGCAGTAGAAGTCTCCAAAGTACAGGTTGGTGTCGGGGTTGAAGAGTGCGTCAGCCCGAATCTCAAAGCGGTGGCGGCCGTAAGGGGAGTCCTGCGGAGGCTTGCCTGTGTTGAACTCTGTGTTGCAGCTGAAGAAAATGCCTTCCAGCTTGCCACTGATGGGTGAGCCGTGGCTGCCACTGTTGTCCTTCACTGACGGCAGCATTCGGTTCCCCTGCACCTCCCTGGAGTTTGGATAAAAGATAACAAAAATGGGCTGTGAAACATGTTATCGGTTTCCCTTTAGATCCAATCAGTAATCATGAGGACATTGTTTtaatcagcagtttttattCTTCCCCTCAgccaaaaatatcacaaactgTGTCTAAGACAGTGTGACACATGGGAAGAAGCTGTCTGAATGTGTAAGATGCAGCCCGAGTCTCCCAACACAGCAATGAACTGAAAACCGATGCAGTTTCACTATTTCTGGAGCTGT is from Lates calcarifer isolate ASB-BC8 unplaced genomic scaffold, TLL_Latcal_v3 _unitig_4217_quiver_2770, whole genome shotgun sequence and encodes:
- the LOC108897354 gene encoding LOW QUALITY PROTEIN: protein FAM13C-like (The sequence of the model RefSeq protein was modified relative to this genomic sequence to represent the inferred CDS: inserted 1 base in 1 codon; deleted 1 base in 1 codon), producing HTPSPHSPESNPVLSAPALSKDISGDDILSSPTGPNTSPLLSRFTTTDCPVPSPRCPNLSHSLRYNSDPDTAPSPPCSQHIRMARCSIHTEPDEGSVSISMLNRHIHTLRKXIRHFEERFEQEKHYKPAHNDKTAHPEVARLMKELIKSRKQLKELKLRQSEGGGLRGQVGFNPPAETCRTNTDQREAAPTGTELQQLNNNSNARPNVEETVNIITNRLKEKRRELDLPDSIKEMSHYQMTMEKTSMQKCLLYFESLHGRPSTRQERTLMKPFYDRYRLLKQLLHFSAASTVITTIEEEEGSDEGRPKQQSPRQQPLWQKPPRCVSLEESLHLPSLEMTETPLVSPLEEVKGLQPQIITMATLHEASRQELLDHLRTARLEKRRLHQTLREFEDHFYRQTGRACQKEDRGPMAEEYCQYKNLKAKLRLLEALLSKQQDSTKTS
- the LOC108897355 gene encoding phytanoyl-CoA hydroxylase-interacting protein-like, which encodes MEELPVPQNIKISNITCDSFKICWDMEPRSKERITHYFIDLNKKENKNSNKFKHKDVPTKLVAKAVPLPMTVRGHWFLSPRTEYTVAVQTASKQTDGDYAVSEWSEIIEFCTADYSTVHLNQLLEKAEVIAGRMLRFSVFYRNQNKEYFDHCQVGKEVQGNRMLPSVKDNSGSHGSPISGKLEGIFFSCNTEFNTGKPPQDSPYGRHRFEIRADALFNPDTNLYFGDFYCMYTAYHYVILVLAPKGSRGDEFCKQRLPALDISNNRFLTCKQNEEGDGGLVFHHAQDVILEVIYTEPLDLALGTVAEISGHQLMSLSTVNAKKDPSCKTCNISVGR